A DNA window from Staphylococcus warneri contains the following coding sequences:
- the lip gene encoding YSIRK-targeted triacylglycerol lipase yields MKNNNSKRQFSIRKFTIGVVSIVAGITFFVSEHDVQAAEQQSSHLSQESVLSHSKPSDQDANVFSKESEIDKNINKVDDAQSYSQQNEQQSSKAENKEIENSTQAEQVEKQEQPASNQTANHSSKEPSINNQESHNKQQPSDDKTPNTEPEKIEKVDNHKRIQDQYQDKNKKVDNKQSNNSQLNQKEHPNSSNNKQQKQRLDVKPQKDNQQLQSRNDVKEKLDNQPIEQKDTKQQSNNKSKDNTTSVKSHSQQHKPHSLKTQSHSTPGQKVNTNISTKPTQQQTTNQNIKPKNTDEATIKSNQYKNKYPVVLVHGFLGLVGDNAPALYPNYWGGTKFPVKKRLEKLGYDVHEASVGAFSSNYDRAVELYHYIKGGKVDYGAAHAAKTGHDRYGKFYQGIMPDWQPGKKIHLIGHSMGGQTIRLLEHFLRHGNQEEIDYQKAHGGEISPLFTGGKDNMISSITTLATPHNGTPAADKLGNTDFVKGVFNRIGRLSGNKYSHIDLGFSQWGFKQRPDESYIDYVKRVANSKIWKTQDSAVYDLTTEGSEKLNQMTSLNPNIVYTSYTGLDTHTGPLGNENPNIRQFFLFDLTSRLIGRDDNVNVRKNDGIVPVSSSLFPTNQAAKTVGMTSPTTDKGIWQVKPVMNGWDHLDFVGLDATDYKRIGEELSQFYLGIINNLIRIEDIDGIKH; encoded by the coding sequence TTGAAAAATAATAATTCTAAAAGACAGTTTAGTATTCGAAAATTTACAATAGGTGTTGTATCAATTGTAGCTGGTATTACATTTTTTGTTTCAGAACATGACGTTCAAGCTGCTGAGCAACAATCCTCCCACTTATCACAAGAATCAGTTCTTTCTCACTCAAAGCCTTCCGACCAAGATGCTAATGTGTTTTCAAAAGAATCGGAAATCGACAAAAATATTAATAAAGTAGACGACGCGCAGTCTTATTCTCAACAAAATGAGCAACAATCCTCAAAAGCCGAAAATAAGGAAATAGAGAATTCAACACAAGCAGAACAAGTTGAAAAACAGGAACAACCTGCTTCTAATCAGACGGCTAATCACTCTTCAAAAGAGCCCTCCATTAATAATCAGGAAAGTCATAACAAACAGCAACCTAGTGATGACAAAACACCTAATACCGAACCAGAAAAAATTGAAAAAGTAGATAATCATAAGCGTATTCAAGATCAGTATCAAGATAAAAACAAGAAGGTTGATAATAAACAATCTAACAATTCGCAATTAAACCAAAAAGAACATCCTAATTCATCAAATAATAAACAACAAAAGCAACGTCTAGATGTTAAACCACAAAAAGATAACCAACAATTACAATCTCGAAATGATGTAAAAGAAAAATTAGATAACCAGCCAATTGAGCAAAAAGATACCAAGCAGCAAAGTAACAATAAAAGTAAAGACAACACAACTTCTGTAAAGTCACACAGCCAACAACATAAACCGCATTCATTAAAGACCCAATCCCATTCAACTCCAGGTCAAAAAGTTAACACAAATATTTCTACTAAACCAACACAACAACAAACTACAAATCAGAATATTAAACCTAAAAATACAGATGAAGCTACTATCAAAAGTAATCAATATAAAAACAAATATCCGGTAGTGCTAGTACATGGATTTTTAGGGTTAGTGGGTGACAATGCACCAGCTTTGTATCCTAATTATTGGGGTGGTACGAAATTCCCAGTTAAGAAACGATTAGAGAAACTAGGTTATGACGTGCATGAAGCGAGTGTCGGTGCTTTTAGTAGTAACTATGACCGCGCTGTAGAACTGTATCATTATATTAAAGGTGGAAAAGTAGATTATGGTGCAGCACATGCTGCTAAAACAGGACATGATAGATATGGTAAATTTTATCAAGGGATTATGCCAGATTGGCAGCCAGGTAAAAAGATTCATTTAATAGGTCATAGTATGGGCGGTCAAACGATACGTCTGCTTGAGCATTTTTTAAGACATGGTAATCAAGAAGAAATAGATTATCAAAAAGCACATGGTGGTGAGATTTCTCCTTTATTTACAGGTGGGAAAGATAATATGATTTCATCAATCACAACTTTAGCGACACCACATAATGGCACACCAGCTGCAGATAAACTTGGTAATACTGATTTTGTAAAAGGTGTATTTAATAGAATAGGTCGCTTAAGTGGAAATAAATATTCTCATATTGATCTCGGATTTTCACAATGGGGATTCAAACAACGTCCAGATGAAAGTTATATTGATTATGTGAAACGCGTTGCGAATAGTAAGATTTGGAAGACTCAAGATAGTGCAGTCTATGATTTAACGACTGAAGGTTCAGAGAAGCTAAATCAGATGACGTCACTTAATCCTAATATTGTATATACATCTTATACGGGATTAGATACACATACGGGACCATTAGGTAATGAAAATCCTAATATTAGACAATTTTTCTTATTTGATTTAACAAGTAGGTTAATTGGTAGAGATGATAATGTAAATGTAAGAAAAAATGACGGTATTGTGCCAGTGTCATCTTCATTATTCCCTACAAATCAAGCCGCTAAGACGGTAGGGATGACTTCCCCAACTACAGATAAAGGTATTTGGCAGGTCAAACCAGTGATGAATGGTTGGGATCATTTAGATTTTGTGGGATTAGATGCAACAGATTATAAACGTATAGGTGAAGAATTAAGTCAATTTTATTTAGGAATTATCAATAATTTAATTAGAATTGAAGACATAGATGGTATAAAACATTAA
- a CDS encoding SDR family NAD(P)-dependent oxidoreductase — MRQKVLITGANKGIGFETAKQLGDKGWTILLGARNEERGRAAVKTLENKGITAEWIQIDLNNIDTIHAAADYIATQHSDLKALINNAGISGNMNASPLDVELDELRELAEVNFFGNFEMIKTFTPILAKNHGRILNLTIPLNPNSFFHPFSYIATKSPLNSMIKLFGRHFKKNKIPVEIFGVMPGGITTDLNNHQKGFLMRSVNEGAQSIVKVLTDKHNHNGKILLRLMPFKIFK, encoded by the coding sequence ATGAGACAAAAAGTATTAATAACTGGCGCAAATAAGGGGATTGGTTTTGAAACGGCAAAACAACTAGGTGACAAAGGTTGGACGATATTATTAGGTGCACGTAATGAAGAAAGAGGTCGTGCTGCCGTTAAGACACTCGAAAATAAAGGTATAACAGCTGAATGGATACAAATTGATTTAAATAATATTGATACCATACATGCAGCCGCTGATTATATAGCAACACAACATTCTGATTTGAAAGCATTGATTAATAATGCGGGTATTTCAGGCAATATGAACGCATCACCACTGGATGTTGAACTTGATGAATTAAGGGAACTGGCAGAGGTCAATTTCTTTGGTAATTTCGAAATGATTAAGACATTTACACCTATTTTAGCTAAAAATCACGGAAGAATATTAAATTTAACGATACCTTTGAATCCTAATAGCTTTTTCCATCCATTTAGTTATATTGCAACTAAATCTCCATTAAATTCGATGATTAAATTATTCGGTAGACATTTTAAGAAAAATAAAATACCGGTTGAAATATTTGGTGTAATGCCCGGAGGTATTACGACAGACCTGAATAATCATCAAAAAGGATTTTTAATGCGTTCAGTAAATGAAGGCGCACAATCCATAGTGAAAGTATTAACAGACAAACATAATCATAATGGTAAAATTTTATTAAGATTGATGCCATTTAAAATATTCAAATAA
- a CDS encoding short chain dehydrogenase: MKVIVIDASGTIGSKVAEKLKENHHEVIEVGSQSGDYQLDITSPEQIEKMYKDIDNIDAVVSATGGATFKALSEISLEENNVAIQSKLLGQINLVLIGQHYLNENGSFTLTSGIMMDDPIKLGSSAAMANGGIAGFVTSAAVELNHGLRINNVSPNVVEEALDKYGEFFKGYTAVPADKIANAFIKSVEGAQTGQTYRVY, encoded by the coding sequence ATGAAGGTTATTGTTATTGATGCAAGTGGAACTATTGGTAGTAAAGTAGCAGAAAAACTAAAAGAAAATCATCATGAAGTGATTGAAGTAGGAAGTCAATCTGGTGACTATCAGTTGGATATTACGTCTCCAGAACAAATCGAAAAAATGTATAAAGATATTGATAATATTGATGCAGTTGTCAGTGCAACAGGCGGTGCTACATTCAAAGCGTTGTCTGAGATTAGCTTAGAAGAAAATAATGTAGCGATTCAAAGTAAGTTATTGGGCCAAATCAATTTAGTATTAATTGGTCAACATTATTTAAATGAAAATGGCAGTTTTACGTTAACATCAGGTATTATGATGGACGATCCTATAAAACTAGGATCTTCAGCAGCAATGGCTAATGGCGGTATCGCAGGTTTTGTGACTTCAGCTGCTGTAGAATTAAATCATGGATTAAGAATTAATAATGTTAGTCCTAATGTAGTTGAAGAAGCATTAGATAAGTATGGAGAATTCTTTAAAGGATATACAGCAGTACCTGCCGATAAAATAGCTAATGCATTTATTAAAAGTGTAGAAGGTGCACAAACAGGGCAAACGTATAGAGTGTATTGA
- a CDS encoding DJ-1/PfpI family protein, with translation MKVQILLFDEVDILDVMAPYEVLLAATEYTDETIDVRFVSIDERRTFKNGISNYELQAETTLDTQTTGLVLIPGASGSINMESETSIPFKLNKIANQGVTDKIKEVHRNPNMTIASVCGGGVLLAMADIIKDRHVTAHFMGLDLLEGAGAHVVNARVVDDGDIVSGAGVTSGLDLAFYLVERELGPQIAYEIERLFQYEKRGTVWKNVGQAPKLSVDQSTATEEDVSGQAQQIDGEEADYHHLLGYWNVTIKTPIAELNIKYHFYEKDQQIYGIAIDQSDKDNISELNNIQINQNNVTWQQSVKKPMKLNLKFNVSLDSTKMKGNAKMGFVSSKLEGQKINK, from the coding sequence ATGAAAGTTCAGATTTTATTATTTGATGAGGTAGATATTTTAGATGTAATGGCACCATATGAGGTATTATTAGCTGCCACTGAATATACGGATGAAACGATAGATGTGAGATTTGTGAGTATCGATGAAAGACGAACATTTAAAAACGGTATTAGTAATTATGAATTACAAGCTGAAACAACACTCGATACTCAAACAACTGGATTAGTCTTAATACCAGGGGCTTCTGGTTCAATAAATATGGAAAGTGAGACCTCTATACCATTTAAATTGAATAAAATAGCAAATCAAGGTGTGACAGATAAAATTAAAGAGGTCCATCGTAACCCGAATATGACAATTGCTAGTGTATGTGGTGGTGGCGTATTATTAGCCATGGCAGATATTATTAAGGACAGACATGTTACAGCACACTTTATGGGACTAGATTTGCTTGAAGGGGCTGGTGCACATGTAGTTAATGCACGTGTAGTAGATGATGGCGACATTGTTTCAGGTGCAGGTGTAACGTCAGGATTAGATTTAGCATTTTATTTAGTTGAAAGAGAATTAGGACCACAAATCGCTTACGAAATTGAACGTTTGTTTCAATATGAAAAACGTGGCACGGTGTGGAAAAATGTCGGGCAGGCACCTAAGTTATCTGTAGATCAATCTACGGCAACAGAAGAAGATGTTAGTGGTCAAGCTCAACAAATTGATGGAGAAGAAGCGGATTATCATCATTTACTTGGCTATTGGAATGTAACTATTAAGACGCCAATCGCAGAATTAAATATTAAATATCATTTCTATGAAAAAGACCAACAAATATATGGAATTGCTATTGATCAAAGTGATAAAGATAATATTTCTGAACTTAACAATATTCAAATCAATCAAAATAATGTCACTTGGCAACAAAGTGTAAAAAAACCAATGAAACTCAACTTAAAATTTAATGTTTCTCTAGATAGTACCAAAATGAAAGGTAACGCTAAAATGGGATTTGTCTCTTCGAAATTAGAAGGACAAAAAATTAATAAATAA
- a CDS encoding CPBP family intramembrane glutamic endopeptidase, with protein MTNHDEMNEQHKENQNEDLSKNQSDVLPKGNIALNILIFIGWMILAQLPIIIILTITNLSVKMDTLKATMSTVLYLIVVSVVVWLIRRYYRRHTYEHTGKFTTKDIGINIGWAVLLRIIVYAFLFLLYKVTGSAQTSNDKLLFGDMNQQATNASQLAQVFPFIIFVITISFIAPYLEELIYRGIFKETLFKKASFWLPFIISSIVFGSQHGINNIISFIMYTSMGMVFYLAYSRRDNIKDSMMVHMVHNSIIGIAILVGYLSIMFK; from the coding sequence ATGACTAATCATGATGAAATGAATGAACAACATAAGGAAAATCAGAATGAAGATTTATCAAAAAATCAAAGCGATGTTTTACCGAAAGGAAATATAGCATTAAATATCCTCATTTTTATAGGTTGGATGATTCTAGCGCAATTACCTATTATTATCATACTTACGATTACAAATTTATCGGTTAAAATGGACACTTTGAAAGCTACAATGTCCACCGTCTTATATCTCATTGTTGTATCAGTAGTGGTTTGGTTAATTAGACGGTACTATAGACGGCATACTTATGAACATACGGGCAAATTTACGACGAAAGATATTGGTATTAATATAGGGTGGGCAGTCTTACTTCGTATTATTGTCTATGCATTTTTGTTCCTTTTATACAAAGTCACAGGGTCTGCTCAAACAAGTAACGATAAGCTATTGTTTGGTGATATGAATCAACAAGCAACAAATGCAAGCCAACTTGCACAAGTATTTCCTTTTATCATTTTTGTAATTACCATCAGTTTTATTGCACCATATCTTGAAGAACTTATATATCGAGGTATATTCAAAGAGACTTTATTTAAAAAGGCTTCATTTTGGTTACCGTTCATTATTTCTTCAATCGTTTTTGGTTCACAACATGGTATTAATAATATCATTTCATTTATTATGTATACATCAATGGGTATGGTATTTTATCTTGCCTACTCACGTAGAGACAATATCAAAGACAGTATGATGGTTCATATGGTTCATAATAGTATTATTGGAATAGCTATTTTAGTGGGGTATTTATCTATAATGTTCAAATGA
- a CDS encoding aminoacyltransferase produces MYFTQLTETEYDNFIQNNKVHFTQCIDQFKYRKTNSEEAHLVGVKNNENEVIAACLLTESRALKFFKYFYSQKGPILDFNHLELVKCFFKGLTTYLQKKRALFASIDPYILENVRNTAGDIVTPINNKELIHTLHQLGYQHQGLTIGYSQKSQIRWLSVLDMEGQKEEDVLKNMEYKTRRHVQHAIEMGVKTITLDISEIDRFYQLFKMAEERHHFKYRANPYQFFKEVLLMYPNEAMIKLSYINLDDYKNQLIKKSSEIAKDIENTKDKLSEHPNSKKSKNKLKQLEQQWNSNEKKITETQDIIQTDGHVIDLAAALYIATKDEVYYLSSGSNPHYYQYKGAYALQWHMIKFALKHEIPKYNFYGITGDFSKTADDLGVQQFKKGFGTHIEELIGDFIKPIHPLLYKVFRLLNE; encoded by the coding sequence ATGTATTTTACGCAACTAACAGAGACAGAATATGACAATTTTATTCAAAATAATAAGGTCCATTTTACTCAATGTATTGATCAATTTAAATATAGAAAAACAAATAGCGAAGAAGCACACTTAGTTGGTGTCAAAAATAATGAAAATGAGGTCATAGCAGCTTGTTTATTAACGGAATCTAGAGCGTTAAAATTTTTTAAGTATTTTTATTCTCAAAAAGGCCCGATATTAGATTTTAATCATCTTGAATTAGTAAAATGCTTCTTTAAAGGCTTAACAACATATCTACAAAAAAAACGAGCACTATTTGCTTCTATAGATCCGTATATTTTAGAAAATGTTCGGAATACTGCAGGAGATATTGTGACACCGATTAATAATAAAGAATTAATTCATACATTACATCAATTAGGTTATCAGCACCAAGGTTTAACGATTGGCTATTCTCAAAAGAGTCAAATTAGATGGCTATCTGTACTAGATATGGAAGGACAAAAAGAAGAAGATGTCTTAAAAAATATGGAATATAAAACCAGGCGTCATGTTCAACATGCGATTGAAATGGGTGTTAAGACAATAACGTTAGACATATCAGAAATTGATCGCTTTTATCAATTATTTAAAATGGCTGAAGAACGACATCATTTTAAATATAGGGCAAATCCATATCAATTTTTTAAAGAAGTACTGTTAATGTATCCGAATGAGGCAATGATTAAGCTTTCATATATTAATTTAGATGATTATAAAAATCAATTAATTAAAAAATCATCTGAAATAGCTAAAGATATAGAAAACACAAAAGATAAGTTAAGTGAGCATCCTAATTCTAAAAAGAGTAAGAACAAGTTAAAACAGTTAGAACAGCAATGGAATAGTAACGAAAAGAAAATTACAGAAACACAAGACATCATTCAAACAGATGGACATGTAATTGATTTAGCAGCAGCCTTATATATAGCTACAAAAGATGAAGTTTATTATTTATCCAGTGGTTCAAATCCACATTACTATCAATATAAAGGTGCGTATGCTTTGCAATGGCATATGATTAAGTTTGCTTTAAAACATGAGATTCCTAAATATAATTTTTATGGTATTACTGGAGATTTTAGCAAGACAGCAGATGATTTAGGCGTACAACAGTTTAAAAAAGGATTCGGAACCCACATTGAAGAATTAATTGGAGATTTCATTAAGCCTATCCACCCATTATTGTATAAAGTTTTCCGATTGTTAAATGAATAA
- the isaB gene encoding immunodominant staphylococcal antigen IsaB family protein: protein MLALRIFHINEAHAATQPYYNYHGYTSSQSDFILDKNFINAIKNDNFTINGYKITENSKGNDNDTIEKFDQQFYLPSKGKADGVWFQLKPGVVSKAELVKTYGKPLNKLSGTAHGNEYLYQFNEKQLRFLENNGYITEVGIHNGKS, encoded by the coding sequence GTGTTGGCGTTGAGGATCTTTCACATCAATGAAGCTCATGCGGCTACGCAACCATATTATAACTATCATGGTTATACATCATCACAAAGTGATTTTATTTTAGATAAAAATTTTATTAATGCCATTAAAAATGACAATTTCACAATTAATGGATATAAAATTACTGAAAACAGTAAAGGTAATGATAATGATACAATTGAAAAATTTGATCAACAATTTTATTTACCTAGCAAAGGGAAAGCGGATGGTGTGTGGTTCCAATTAAAACCGGGTGTAGTTTCTAAAGCTGAATTAGTGAAAACTTATGGTAAGCCCTTAAATAAGCTATCTGGAACAGCCCATGGAAATGAATATTTATATCAATTTAATGAAAAACAATTACGCTTTTTAGAGAATAATGGTTATATTACTGAAGTCGGTATCCATAACGGAAAAAGTTAA
- a CDS encoding ABC transporter permease — translation MNNFSNILSVAFRSILKNKRRNIFTMIGIIIGIAAVITIMALGNGFKKTTTEQFDDAGAGKNQASISYMTQDMSAPKDNPFKQEDISVVEQVKGVKSAKIKESEDSTYSAKVTNTHGSGEISLKKASHVSGVDEGHGFTKDDNDTQEKVVVIDSKVAKKVFHNAKAAVGKSIYINGEGFKVVGVGDASGQDASGMPLESVVQMPTKTANHYMSNLSQGTPQLLVTVNDGENKKDVGKKVEKELNKKGTGVSDGQYSFADNEDMMKGIGKVLDMITYFVAAVAGISLFIAGIGVMNVMYISVTERTEEIAIRRAFGAKGRDIEIQFLVESVVLCLLGGIIGLILGIIIATLVDLATPDMVKSSVSLGSVILAVGVSTLIGIVFGWIPARAASKKELIDIIK, via the coding sequence ATGAATAATTTTTCTAATATTTTATCCGTCGCCTTTCGCTCTATTTTAAAAAATAAACGTCGTAATATCTTTACGATGATTGGTATTATTATCGGTATAGCGGCCGTGATCACGATTATGGCCTTAGGTAATGGTTTTAAAAAAACAACAACAGAACAGTTTGACGATGCCGGTGCAGGTAAAAATCAGGCATCGATATCGTATATGACACAAGACATGAGCGCACCGAAAGACAATCCATTTAAACAAGAAGATATTAGCGTTGTAGAACAAGTTAAGGGTGTCAAAAGTGCAAAAATTAAAGAAAGCGAAGATAGTACATACTCTGCCAAAGTAACGAATACACATGGTAGTGGTGAAATCAGTTTAAAAAAGGCTTCTCATGTGTCAGGGGTCGATGAAGGCCATGGTTTTACGAAAGATGATAACGATACACAGGAAAAGGTCGTTGTGATTGATAGTAAAGTGGCGAAAAAGGTATTCCACAATGCGAAAGCAGCTGTTGGCAAATCCATTTATATTAATGGTGAAGGATTTAAAGTGGTTGGTGTTGGTGATGCAAGTGGTCAAGACGCGAGTGGTATGCCACTTGAATCCGTGGTCCAAATGCCAACTAAAACAGCGAATCACTATATGAGCAACTTATCTCAAGGTACGCCACAACTATTAGTAACTGTTAATGATGGTGAAAATAAGAAAGATGTGGGTAAAAAAGTTGAAAAAGAGCTGAATAAAAAAGGGACAGGCGTATCTGATGGCCAATATAGTTTTGCGGATAATGAAGATATGATGAAAGGTATTGGCAAAGTATTAGATATGATCACCTACTTCGTCGCAGCTGTGGCGGGTATCTCATTATTTATTGCCGGAATCGGTGTTATGAATGTGATGTATATTTCTGTAACCGAACGGACAGAGGAAATTGCGATACGACGTGCCTTTGGTGCCAAAGGTCGAGATATCGAAATCCAGTTCTTAGTAGAAAGTGTTGTGTTGTGTCTACTCGGTGGTATTATCGGACTGATACTCGGTATTATTATTGCCACACTTGTCGACTTAGCAACACCAGATATGGTTAAGAGTTCCGTCAGTCTCGGGTCAGTCATCTTAGCAGTGGGCGTATCCACATTAATTGGTATCGTCTTCGGTTGGATCCCAGCTAGAGCAGCTTCTAAAAAAGAATTAATTGATATTATTAAATAG
- a CDS encoding efflux RND transporter periplasmic adaptor subunit, with protein sequence MKKNILWSIIGVAIILLLVIAAFIVKQTTGSGNKDSKGYDTYTVKKETPISLEGKASPKSVKTYNNNSQIGTFQSPAVDDGQKVKQGDRLLSYDTNNSKRQQLANKVDQAQNQVNDDYQKINQSPNNNELQSKLTQDQSSLNEAQQQLAQHDKQMNDSIYAAFDGKVNIKNGEEAGDGQPVLQLISDNPQIKSTVTEFDVEKIKEGDKVDVTVNSNGKKGKGKILKIDELPTSYDDSASGEASGAQASAGSQGDEGQDGGSAAQASNPTVNNPSGGKEGDTSKYNVIIGDLDIPVRSGFSMDAKIPLKSLKLPNDVLTKDNDVFVLDKNNKVHKRDIKIDRNNGQIIVKKGLKAGDKVIKNPKGNLNDGEKVEVSS encoded by the coding sequence ATGAAGAAAAACATATTATGGAGTATTATCGGCGTGGCAATCATTCTACTTCTAGTTATTGCAGCGTTCATCGTGAAACAGACAACAGGCTCTGGTAATAAAGATAGTAAAGGTTACGATACATATACAGTTAAGAAAGAAACACCGATTAGTCTAGAGGGTAAGGCATCTCCGAAATCGGTCAAAACATATAACAACAATAGTCAAATTGGCACATTCCAGAGTCCAGCCGTTGATGACGGTCAAAAGGTCAAACAAGGGGATCGTCTCCTAAGTTATGATACGAACAATAGTAAGCGTCAACAACTCGCAAACAAAGTGGATCAAGCGCAAAACCAAGTGAATGATGATTATCAAAAAATCAATCAAAGTCCTAACAATAATGAGCTTCAATCTAAACTGACACAAGATCAAAGTTCACTTAACGAAGCCCAACAACAACTGGCACAACATGACAAACAAATGAACGATAGTATTTATGCGGCATTTGATGGTAAAGTCAATATTAAAAACGGCGAAGAGGCTGGCGACGGGCAACCTGTCTTACAGCTTATTTCAGACAATCCTCAAATCAAATCAACTGTCACGGAGTTTGATGTTGAGAAAATCAAAGAAGGTGACAAAGTTGATGTTACAGTTAATAGTAATGGCAAAAAAGGTAAAGGTAAGATCCTTAAAATAGATGAATTACCAACCAGTTATGATGATAGCGCTAGTGGTGAAGCAAGTGGTGCACAAGCAAGTGCAGGTAGCCAAGGTGACGAAGGTCAAGATGGTGGTAGTGCCGCACAAGCTTCAAATCCAACGGTAAATAATCCGTCTGGTGGCAAAGAAGGCGATACATCTAAATACAATGTCATTATTGGTGATTTAGATATTCCAGTACGTTCAGGGTTCTCAATGGACGCGAAAATTCCATTAAAATCTTTAAAACTACCTAACGATGTTTTAACAAAAGATAACGATGTCTTTGTATTAGATAAAAATAATAAAGTTCACAAACGTGATATTAAAATCGACCGCAACAATGGCCAAATTATTGTGAAAAAAGGACTTAAAGCTGGTGATAAAGTCATTAAAAATCCTAAAGGTAATTTAAATGATGGAGAAAAAGTTGAGGTGTCATCATGA
- a CDS encoding NDxxF motif lipoprotein, which yields MRYKKLTAILLTSFLILGACSGHDDHEKVNKNDDEKLPPIPKKVFVDQQSNKQLSEKELKNSIKTYLNTNKDLADNITDLGSETKLNKKDKKKLNKLQHMSKENDQNFEDYIRKNELPKGYKKGTELTGKYTKETNEYLNQLTSKLQKLDEKDTKEIDKLNSKYKDKVNGKQQKKVEKFLKDKDIETKAFEK from the coding sequence ATGCGTTATAAAAAGCTAACAGCGATATTACTTACGTCATTTTTGATATTAGGAGCATGTTCCGGACACGATGATCATGAAAAGGTAAATAAAAATGACGATGAAAAGTTACCACCTATTCCTAAGAAAGTGTTTGTAGATCAACAATCGAATAAGCAATTATCTGAAAAGGAATTAAAGAATAGTATTAAGACATACTTAAATACGAATAAGGATTTAGCAGACAATATTACTGATTTAGGTTCAGAAACTAAACTCAATAAAAAAGATAAAAAGAAACTAAATAAATTACAACATATGTCTAAAGAAAATGACCAAAACTTTGAAGATTATATTAGAAAAAATGAGTTACCAAAAGGATATAAAAAGGGCACGGAATTAACAGGAAAATATACTAAAGAAACCAATGAATATTTAAATCAATTAACTTCAAAATTACAAAAGTTAGATGAAAAAGATACAAAAGAAATCGATAAATTAAATTCAAAATATAAAGATAAAGTGAATGGTAAACAACAGAAGAAAGTAGAGAAGTTCTTAAAAGATAAAGATATTGAAACAAAAGCATTTGAAAAGTAA
- a CDS encoding helix-turn-helix transcriptional regulator, giving the protein MNISHQIKLCRENKGYSQEYLAEKLYVSRQTISNWENERSYPDVHNLIMMCELFNVSLDDLVQGEIHMEQKELVKKKFDFWTYIMLILLIGSLILLGPLIVYLSWWGFAIFLLLYLVGIFAGGNVDKIKYKNGMDNYDRIVAFMNGKDPNEVNVSKRRAVITDIIIFILVSGGYGVIGMLSIYLAFKFL; this is encoded by the coding sequence ATGAATATAAGCCATCAAATTAAATTATGCCGTGAAAATAAAGGATATTCTCAAGAATATTTAGCTGAGAAACTATATGTATCTAGACAAACTATTTCGAATTGGGAAAATGAACGTAGTTATCCTGATGTCCATAATTTAATAATGATGTGTGAGTTATTCAATGTGTCACTGGATGATCTAGTTCAAGGAGAAATTCATATGGAGCAAAAAGAGTTAGTAAAAAAGAAGTTTGATTTTTGGACGTATATAATGTTAATACTTCTGATAGGTTCACTTATATTATTGGGGCCCTTAATTGTGTATTTAAGTTGGTGGGGCTTTGCTATATTTTTATTATTGTATTTGGTCGGGATATTTGCAGGTGGAAATGTTGATAAAATTAAATATAAAAATGGCATGGATAATTATGATAGAATTGTTGCTTTTATGAATGGAAAAGATCCTAATGAAGTAAATGTTAGTAAACGAAGAGCAGTCATAACTGATATTATCATTTTTATTTTGGTAAGTGGTGGCTATGGAGTAATAGGAATGCTAAGTATTTATTTAGCTTTTAAATTTTTATAA